The window ACTGGCTATtaatttgggcaagtcactaaatgtctctggccctgattcagcacccaagtcaatagaaaggctcccattgacttcattggcttTCAGATGTTGCCCCTTGTGTTTcaatttccttatctgtaaaatgaggctgtTCGTACTTAGCCTCCTTTGTACAGGGgcctgagatcctcagatggaaggagcTGCACCAGTGTTAGATTGTTATTGTAATAACGCCTTACTGCTCCTTCAGGACATCCAAAAGAAGAGGCAGAACAAAGACCTGATTGAACTGCAAGCCTTGATTGACAATCACTTCGAGGGCaggaagaaggaagaggaggaactgcTTGCCCTGAAGGAAAGAATTGTAAGTCTCTATGGTGCCATTCCCAGTGATGTCTGCTTCGGGAGGATAGTGTGTGTAACTACCTCAGAGACTCAGAACTGAACTGGAACCTTACAGACCAAATTGCTCTTTCTGTCCAACAAGTGGAGACAGGAGAACAGGGGACGATAGTCCTTCAAGGTGACTGCATCTTGTTCCCAATGTGATCAAGATAATGACGGTGCATTTTTGGCTGGTGTAGAGTGGAATGTGCCCATGTGGAAATCAAGGACACCTTGCAGTGGTAGCCTTAATGAGGCTTGGGTCAGTGCACTAGCCTCTCAGATATGAAGAGCTAAATGCAAACGTGGATTAGGTCCCAAATGAAAATAAGTCTTGGGTCTTCTTGTCCTTCCTCAGGGGTGTGTTTGTTTATACTACAAAACACCATGTACAGTTAAGCACAGCTCAGGACCACAGGCCATTTCTGCTCTGACATATCCAGGAAGAGGTTGCTGCAGGCCAGGTCTGAGGTGAATTGGGTAAAGTGATGAGGTGGACTTAAGACTGGAGTAGCAGGGCTTAGGCAGGTCAGGGATGAGGTAGAATGGCAGAGGTGTGTGGTGGGACTCAGAACTAGAACATCAAGGGGGGTGTTGCAGGTTAGAACAAAGGTGCATTAACAGAGCTGTGTGTGAAGCCCATAACTAGGATAGCATGGGTTGTTAAAGGCTCCAGCGGCGATTTaatggtgtggggggaaggggcagctgtcccggggcccagggatttaaaagggcctggggctctggctgctgccacAGTAGCgatggctgggagccctgggcccttttaaatcgccaggccctgggacagctgccccttccccgctCCTACCATTGGCAGCCCTGCTGGTAGGATCCCTACTGGCTGGGCCGCCaaagcagtgtgtgtgtatgtgttggggCGGGGCACAAGGGGCAGCGCTTTAATATTGGCTGCGTACGAACTGGTACCAGCAGCCACTTCTTACTGGTACGCTGTACTGGCCCATACTggcctactttcacccctgggtggATGAGGCATAACCATTTTGAAAACAGGTGCAGAAACCATCTGCTAGCCTTGGGTCCCCTCTGTAGATGGACAGTCTATTCTATTTGCTCAATTCTGACTTGAGGGAAGCCTGTCCCACATTGCACAGAGGTGACCATACTCATTGTAACCCATCCCTGTTCTCAGCCTCCCAGGTGTTTTACAGTCATGGAATTCACCTGGGGCCCTTCAGCTGGCTATGTGCCTCATCCTGCACGTTTTGGTAAAGTAATGGGAACGGTCCACTGCCTAATATGGAAACTAAAATCCTTTATAAAGCTTTGGAGACAAATAAAGCCACATACTGATGACTCTGTGCCTCTTCCTTTGTTTTGGGCAGGAGAAACGCAGAGCCGAAAGAGCAGAACAACAAAGAATCCGGGCTGAGAATGAGAAGGAGCGTCAGGTCAGGCTTGCGGTATGTGCCtctgctttctattttcctcttgGCACATAACAAGAAAGTACCTGGGCTCAGACCTTGTTCGGGAACTGTGAAAGGAAATGGAGAGAAGCTTTAGGTCCTGCCTGCCTCAGGAACACCAGAGAAGATACTGCTAGTCTCCTCATTACAGTGAGGCTCACTGGGCAGAGCCTGGGAAGGAAGCAGCTATAACTTCCCAGACGCATACATTCCTACATCATTCCCTGCAGTGACTCCTGCTGCTAGTGGAATAGGTGTGGGCTCCCCCAGCCAAAGTCCTTTCAGTAACTTGTTTTTCTATGGTGCATTCTGCAGGAGGAGAAGGTAAGAAGAGAGGAAGAAGAAGCTAAGAGAAGAGCTGAGGATGACCTGAAGAAAAAGAAGGCTCTGACCTCCATGGGTGCCACATACAGCAGCTATTTGGCAAAGGTAAAGGCATTGATCAATGGATGAAATAGGGAGGCAATAAACACACCTCTCTGAATTTTATCACCACTCGCATACCTCTCTGTCCCCACTGAGTCTCCTAAATTCTCTACCAATCATTTGGAATTCTCTAAGTTTGTTCCAGCAGTTGCTAGGAATCCCTTAGATTTTCATGACAACTCCTATAACTGCTTGGGATTCCCTGAAGTTTCAAGGCCATTGCATAACTTTTAGGAGTGTCTCAGCTCCTATGGAGTAAGTGTTGTTGGGAATGCGCTAATGTCTCCAGAATGACCCCAGTGCATCTGCCTGGAAATGCTCGAGTACGTGTCCATGGTTCCTTAGCCCTTCCACAATATCCCTGTACTTCATCCTGAATTTGTGCAGGGCAGCATCCACTGATATTCTGGGCGTATGTTTCCTACAGGCTGACCAGAAGAGAGGAAAGAAGCAGACTGCTAGGGAAATGAAGAAGAAGATCTTGGCAGAGAGGCGCAAAACACTAAACATTGACCACCTGAATGAAGACAAGCTGAGGTAACATGCCATCTTCATTTGCTGCAGGTAGATTAGATGATTTCTCAGGGAAGTCAAGGCTGACAGCTCTGAATGAGGACACAGAGAGATTTCTTCTAGTGGTCTGGGGCCTACCACAATGAAGGAACTTCCTGATAAGGCAACTGTGGAGCCTTTATGAAGCCAATGCTAAATTGTGCCTTTGGCTGTGCTGGGACACAAAGGGGAAAAAGGGGCAACAGATGTCATTGTACATGAAGTGGACATCCAGCCGTGGCCATGGCTTAGTCAGACTGCCTTCCTTCTGCTGCTAATCAAGCTATGGTTGCCACTCATCTCAAAATTCCTGGGACAATGACATCCTGTAAACCTACAGACTAGTTCGGCTCAGCTGAGCTCAGGTTCATTTTGGGCACTGTGCTATCGTGATGTTCCACCATGGCACGTTGTCACAACATGAGGCTGCCTCTTCATTCCATGATGTGTGAGGGTATTAGGTGAGGAGAGGGTGGTGCAACATCAACACACGCTGAAGCAACTGCATGACATGAGAGGTAGAGAGGAGCATGTTAGCTTTGATACGTCCCATCCCCCACACAGCTAACCTTGCCTTGTAGACGGTCCTCAAAATCCTAAAAACCAAACAGTCTAAAATCTAAGGGAAATTAGGGACATAGAAAGAGAGTGTGCTGTAGGAGGACCTGTGTGCCCTGGGATATAAAAGGAATGGTAGGGGCCACTTTAGAAATGGCACCCTACAGAAGAGCCAACCCTGGTGCAGAGGGGGCAGAACAATGGTGGAAGTCCCGAAACAGAAAGGGTTGTTTGTAATGTGGTTAGTGTCATAATTGTAGGAGTATTGCAATCCAAGGAGGTGGATGGATAAGGATAGGGAAGAAGAACAGGCCTCTGTCAACATCAGTAATAGCTGAGATGGGTCTGCAATGCAAAAATCTAGATGTGAACCGTCTCAGAGTTTGGGGGGTTCTAGAGATCTAGTGTTCTGGCccaagccaatctctaactaatGTTACACTGGGCCAGTTTTGCTCATCCACCTTAGCCCTGAGACTGGTGAAAGCTACCATGCCAATTGCTCAGCCCAATTGCTCATTCAAACCTTGGAATCCCACTCACCACTTCCCCTCCAGTTCCCCTGGGTTCTTTAGTGAGCGACAAAGAGCcgagtaaataaataaatttgtgaaAGGGTGTTAATGCCTGATAAGAGGAAACAGTGCAAGGCTGAAATGTTAACATGGATAAAGCTGAGGAAAATAAAATCTGACCATAAAAATAGTCAGTGACATGAAGCTGGGGAGGAGTTTTGAAGGGGAAGCTGTATGGGctgcgtgcgcgcacacacacacacacacacacacacacacacacacacacacacacacacacacacacacacacacacacacacacacacacacacacacacacacacacacacacacacacacacacaaatttgctACTAGTGTCCTGGGGGCCACAGCAAACATGTGACATTTCAAATGTATGaaatatttctcctgtcttcctcCCTCTGCAATGCATAGGGATAAGGCCAAGGAACTGTGGGATTGGTTATACCAGCTGGAAACTGAGAAATATGAATTTGGAGAGAAGATGAAGAGTCAAAAATATGAGGTGGGTTGAGAAGCAAGTTGGTCATGGCACCAGTCACCTCTGGGTCCAATCTGCAGGAAAGCTGTGCAACTCCCATAGGAAATGTGGTGTGGAGATATCATTAAGCTAGTTCCACACACAACTTTTGGAATATTTACCCAGCAGGGTAAATTGCCAGAGCCATGCATGGCATACGGGAATCATATTTCCCATAACTGTATACCTACCACATGCATGGGGCTATTATTAGGAGGCTGCAATTGAGTCTTAAAGTTGGAATTGATTAGACCAGAATCTATGAAAATGAGACATGCCCCACAATGGGAAAAGAAAAACCCCATTGTTTATTAGTTTGGAAGAGAGGTATGAAAAGGGGTTGGTCAGATGCTTTCAGTTGCCTGTCTCCCTCACCAAGTGACTTTCTTAaccacatgttcattttcatactTAAATTTTGGAATTTTTATTTCCATCATAGAGTTAAAACAAAAAGAGTGGGACGGAAATGACCCCCTGTGGACTGAACTCTTAGGAGGCCCTTGATGAAATCTATGCATCTGTAGATGTGCATCTTACTGAAGTGCCACATGGTATCAGAGTGCTGACATGTCCCTTTCACGTCTGATCATGGGATATGCCCATATCCAACTGCACTACACTTCAGTGACCAGAATCCTGCTGGGATCGATATTTCTGGCTGCTTTTCTCTGTCTTCACttcctttttccaatttttttaaaatacttggaCTGAGAACAACCCACACCAACATGATTATCTTAATCTCTCTTAGATTATATCACTACGTAGCAGGGTGCAGGCGCTATCCAAGTTGTAAGTACAAAGAGTTCGCCCATGTGACAGCAGCAGCGAAGTCTGCTAAAATGCATGAGCCTCCTGCATGGCGAGATTTTGCGCGCTTGCGCACGCAGGTGGACAGCGCACCAGCACTCAGTTCCATCTGGCAGAGGGATGAGGAGACTGAGTCTTGCGTGTCTCCCTTCACTTCATTTTTCTCTCACCTTCCATTCTTGTAAAGCAGGGTGTAGTCTGAACAGTAGCACAAAATCACAGTGGTGTTTAACAGTTGCTGTTGGATGATTCATGTATGCTCAGATGGAATGAATCTTCTGGACACTGAATGACAGCCCGCTAGTTTAAATGGAATGCAGCAGCACCGCAGATAAAGTGGGAATTGTTATGTTCATGGCACACATACAaagaaattagataaaaacagaaaaatactcttgctggaaggttgcaacataacactaaATTTCTTAGAATTTagaataacacacaagaaccccaaaacagagagagataaagcaggctgctccttaaACCAGAGAAGCAAAAATTAACCTACCTTACTCTAAGTTGGCTTTGTGCAGAACTGACTGCTGAAAGATCCAGACTGCATGCTTCCCTGTAGAGCCCCATAGCTTATAGAAAgtacaaaaggaaaaagagacgAGAGCAGAGTGTAATAAAGAAAGAGTGAAGGAGGGGAaaaggagacagaaagaaaaaaggtcaGAATGAGTAGGAAGGCAGAGAAGAatgagaaagaaaggagagagagatgggaagggaaagtgtgagaaggaaaaagagaagaggacataaaataacaaagaaagcaagggagagaaaaaggaagaaaattggACACACAAGATGTCTGGGAGGGGGCCTGGTTTTAAGCACTGGCCTCTGTGTGTACATCTTCACTGTGTTTTAAaacccatggcagtgagtctcagagcccagatctaCATACTTAAGCTCATGGGGCTTGAGTTACTGTGCTAAaagcagc of the Eretmochelys imbricata isolate rEreImb1 chromosome 6, rEreImb1.hap1, whole genome shotgun sequence genome contains:
- the TNNT3 gene encoding troponin T, fast skeletal muscle; protein product: MPPKTRASEGPAAEDPERCLTCYWKPTANMSDTEEVDQVEEEKPRPKLTAPKIPEGEKVDFDDIQKKRQNKDLIELQALIDNHFEGRKKEEEELLALKERIEKRRAERAEQQRIRAENEKERQVRLAEEKVRREEEEAKRRAEDDLKKKKALTSMGATYSSYLAKADQKRGKKQTAREMKKKILAERRKTLNIDHLNEDKLRDKAKELWDWLYQLETEKYEFGEKMKSQKYEITTLRNRIDQAQKQ